The uncultured Desulfobulbus sp. genome window below encodes:
- a CDS encoding sigma-54 dependent transcriptional regulator, whose translation MPETILIIDDEKAICESLAGILSDEGFNPLVTHSAEEGLHILDEKDIHLVLLDIWLPGMDGLEALEVIKQRFSLPVIMISGHGSIETAVQATRIGAFDFIEKPLSYDNTLLAIRKGLQLARLERDNQVLRESRPVLKRITGDSPQVDMLRQQIERVAPTDAWVLIRGGHGTGKELVAQTIHRHSLRAKHPMVAVNCAAIPEELIESELFGHMKGAFTGATETKKGKFDLANGSTLFLDEIGDMSLKSQAKVLRILQEQRFERVGGSRTIEVDVRVLAATNKDLEEEIELGNFRADLFYRLNVVPITVPDLRDRQEDIPLLVADFVRQFSKKGISLKDFTPEALLLLQQHHWPGNVRELRNLVERLVIMTPTELIDAEDVALFLGSPTRPAAPSPGLQPAYNELPFKEARRRFETDYLSAKLQENEGNISKTAEQIGMERSHLHKKLKALDIAK comes from the coding sequence ATGCCTGAAACTATCCTCATCATTGACGACGAAAAAGCTATTTGTGAAAGCCTGGCCGGAATTTTATCCGACGAGGGATTCAATCCCCTGGTGACCCATTCCGCCGAAGAGGGCTTACATATCCTTGATGAGAAGGATATCCATCTCGTTTTACTTGATATCTGGCTTCCGGGAATGGACGGGCTTGAAGCCTTAGAGGTGATCAAACAGCGCTTCAGCCTACCGGTTATCATGATTTCCGGTCATGGGTCCATCGAGACCGCGGTCCAGGCGACCCGTATCGGAGCCTTTGACTTCATAGAAAAACCACTCTCCTACGACAACACCCTGCTTGCAATTCGCAAGGGATTACAACTTGCCCGGCTGGAGCGGGACAATCAGGTCCTGCGGGAAAGCAGGCCGGTGCTTAAACGGATTACCGGGGACAGCCCGCAGGTTGATATGCTCCGTCAACAGATCGAACGAGTGGCTCCCACGGATGCCTGGGTCCTGATTCGTGGTGGTCACGGGACCGGTAAGGAACTGGTGGCTCAGACCATCCACCGCCATTCCCTTCGGGCCAAACACCCCATGGTTGCGGTGAACTGTGCGGCTATCCCTGAAGAGCTGATCGAGTCAGAGCTTTTTGGTCACATGAAAGGGGCTTTTACCGGCGCCACAGAAACCAAAAAAGGCAAGTTTGATCTGGCAAACGGCTCTACTCTCTTTTTGGACGAAATCGGAGATATGAGCCTGAAAAGCCAGGCCAAAGTGCTGCGGATTCTCCAGGAGCAGCGTTTTGAAAGGGTGGGTGGCTCGCGTACCATCGAGGTGGACGTTCGCGTGCTGGCTGCGACCAACAAAGACCTGGAAGAAGAAATCGAGCTGGGGAATTTCCGCGCCGATCTTTTTTACCGGCTCAATGTGGTCCCGATTACGGTACCAGACTTACGGGACCGGCAAGAGGATATCCCTCTTTTAGTCGCTGACTTTGTTCGACAATTCAGCAAAAAAGGCATCAGTCTCAAAGACTTCACCCCCGAAGCGCTGTTGCTGTTGCAGCAACATCACTGGCCCGGTAATGTCCGCGAGCTACGCAATCTGGTTGAACGGTTGGTGATTATGACCCCAACAGAGCTCATTGATGCTGAAGATGTCGCCCTCTTTCTTGGTTCACCGACAAGGCCGGCAGCCCCTTCCCCCGGACTCCAGCCCGCTTATAATGAGCTCCCCTTTAAAGAGGCCAGGCGACGGTTTGAAACCGATTATCTCAGTGCCAAGCTGCAGGAGAACGAGGGAAACATCTCCAAAACTGCAGAGCAGATCGGCATGGAGCGCAGCCATCTCCATAAAAAATTGAAAGCCCTGGATATCGCCAAATAA
- the hemB gene encoding porphobilinogen synthase, with product MVFPEYRPRRMRQNETLRAMIRETRLAPEQMMYPLFVLPGKGIREEVSSMPGVFRLSIDQLAKEAKECLSLGVRSVILFGLPEKKDALGSGAYAKNGIIQQAIRELKNKVPEMTVATDVCLCEYTDHGHCGCLVGETVDNDATLELLSKTALSHAQAGADMVAPSDMMDGRISEIRAVLDESSFHMVPIMSYAVKYASAFYGPFRDAAECAPQFGDRRSYQMDPANSREALREATLDVEEGADILMVKPALSYLDIISRLHDEFDLPVAAYQVSGEYAMIQAAAEKGWIDGPKVMAESLLSIRRAGADIILTYFAKEMAKLLRA from the coding sequence ATGGTTTTTCCAGAATATCGTCCGCGTCGTATGCGACAAAATGAAACCTTACGCGCCATGATTCGCGAAACACGTCTGGCTCCCGAGCAGATGATGTACCCTCTTTTTGTCCTGCCGGGCAAGGGTATCCGCGAAGAGGTCAGCTCGATGCCGGGAGTCTTTCGTCTCTCCATTGACCAGCTGGCCAAAGAGGCCAAGGAATGTCTTTCCTTGGGTGTTCGCTCCGTCATTCTCTTTGGGCTTCCCGAAAAAAAAGATGCGCTGGGCTCCGGAGCCTATGCCAAGAACGGTATCATCCAACAGGCGATTCGCGAACTGAAAAACAAGGTTCCGGAGATGACTGTGGCCACCGATGTCTGCCTCTGTGAATACACGGACCACGGCCACTGCGGCTGCCTGGTCGGGGAAACCGTGGATAATGACGCCACCCTGGAACTGCTGAGCAAGACTGCCCTCTCCCACGCCCAGGCTGGAGCCGACATGGTGGCGCCCTCGGACATGATGGATGGCCGCATCAGTGAGATTCGGGCTGTACTCGATGAAAGCTCCTTTCACATGGTGCCGATCATGTCCTATGCGGTGAAATATGCCTCCGCCTTTTATGGACCTTTTCGGGATGCGGCCGAGTGCGCACCGCAGTTTGGCGATCGCCGCTCCTATCAGATGGATCCGGCCAACAGCCGAGAGGCCTTGCGTGAAGCCACACTGGATGTAGAAGAGGGTGCGGATATTCTCATGGTTAAACCAGCGCTTTCCTATCTGGATATCATCAGCCGTCTTCATGACGAATTTGACCTGCCGGTTGCCGCCTATCAGGTGAGTGGTGAATACGCCATGATTCAGGCCGCCGCAGAAAAAGGCTGGATTGATGGTCCCAAAGTAATGGCAGAGAGCCTGCTCTCCATCCGCCGTGCCGGTGCCGACATCATCCTCACTTACTTTGCCAAAGAGATGGCAAAACTGCTTCGAGCATAA
- a CDS encoding VanZ family protein, producing the protein MGRAMRWCVRMIPLVGVMGVIFYFSHQPGSALQLPDFYNSDKLLHALAYATLGSAYLLGLKPFWKDHFLPLAGSTLILCLLYGLLDEYHQSFIPGRSVSVGDVAADVCGGLVAVLSLYAGRRLFLVRRGKGEGPVREYP; encoded by the coding sequence ATGGGAAGAGCCATGCGCTGGTGCGTTCGAATGATTCCGCTTGTTGGGGTTATGGGCGTTATTTTTTATTTCTCGCATCAACCGGGGAGTGCACTCCAACTCCCTGATTTTTATAACTCGGATAAACTGCTCCATGCACTGGCCTATGCTACCTTGGGGAGTGCCTACCTGTTAGGGCTTAAACCGTTCTGGAAGGATCATTTTCTTCCGCTTGCGGGATCCACCCTGATTCTCTGTCTGCTGTACGGTCTGCTTGACGAGTATCATCAATCCTTTATTCCCGGACGTTCAGTCAGTGTTGGGGATGTTGCAGCTGATGTATGCGGCGGGCTGGTGGCGGTCCTGAGCTTGTATGCCGGGCGCAGGTTGTTCCTGGTACGAAGAGGGAAGGGGGAGGGACCTGTAAGAGAATACCCGTAA
- a CDS encoding SEC-C metal-binding domain-containing protein, producing MGKIGRNHPCPCGSGKKYKHCCLPAERVGAVSQSPASQMKVSLIATIEKLQAQAASQKAGFHELGVFLFYSDTAGDAWMLEATESDAVQIAREGNPLEVPIDENPETIEINFSHTFVLKNRELVLTDYSDKSETTLPQAPCQQIHAAIRRLHKRFPQEMLTQMHVTQVEESGA from the coding sequence ATGGGAAAAATTGGACGAAATCACCCATGTCCTTGCGGTTCAGGAAAAAAATATAAGCATTGTTGTCTGCCGGCTGAGCGGGTGGGGGCTGTATCGCAAAGTCCAGCCAGCCAGATGAAGGTTTCGCTGATAGCGACCATTGAAAAGCTGCAGGCCCAGGCTGCCTCCCAAAAAGCTGGCTTTCATGAACTTGGCGTGTTTCTTTTCTATTCCGACACAGCAGGCGATGCCTGGATGCTTGAGGCAACAGAGAGTGATGCGGTCCAGATCGCCCGGGAAGGGAACCCGTTGGAGGTCCCCATTGACGAGAATCCCGAAACCATTGAAATCAATTTCTCGCATACCTTTGTTTTAAAAAATCGGGAGCTTGTCCTCACAGATTACAGCGATAAGAGTGAAACAACGCTGCCCCAAGCCCCGTGCCAGCAGATTCATGCGGCGATTAGACGCCTGCATAAGCGTTTCCCGCAGGAAATGTTGACCCAAATGCATGTTACTCAGGTAGAGGAGAGTGGTGCCTGA
- a CDS encoding protein kinase, which translates to MQYIGKYEIIRRLGRGGMGAVYKGLVPVINKVVAIKLLQPGELLEDIVGLEKLEDIFTFEARTMAAFNQPFLVTAHDFDRDSAGGLYFVMDYICNNLGEMIGETYVLEDPSRIIGAEKVLQYGRQILAALDFLHHNQIVHRDIKPQNILVTDDDTIKICDFGMALVQGVSFSGPDNMQVGSPYYTPPEQRKDPNQVDGRADLYSVAVLLYRMLTGQLPGMQSFSLSLVNPRYDRVWDDFFTRALQWKPEDRFQSSQEMLAAFEQLKLGAPTPSGACSLEAQQGSVVEIRSEPANVCRSKARNLFGVNPQYRPLEPVCNRLELGPFLIHDATTKLIWTRETSRYPVSWKEAATYVQQLNEQCAHGIRSWRLPTVNELLSLLADGDLAPFPDDDLLPVHWFWSCDQHGRHESWYVNMDMGYAGVQDVNCLNYVRAVALATA; encoded by the coding sequence ATGCAATATATCGGTAAATACGAGATCATCCGTCGCCTGGGGCGGGGGGGGATGGGCGCAGTCTATAAGGGGCTGGTCCCGGTGATAAATAAGGTCGTGGCCATCAAGCTGCTTCAACCCGGGGAGTTGCTCGAAGATATCGTCGGTCTGGAAAAACTGGAAGATATCTTCACCTTTGAAGCCCGTACCATGGCCGCTTTCAACCAACCTTTTTTAGTGACCGCCCATGATTTTGATCGAGATAGTGCAGGGGGCCTCTATTTCGTCATGGATTATATCTGCAATAATCTTGGAGAGATGATCGGGGAAACCTATGTCCTTGAGGATCCTTCACGGATTATTGGTGCAGAAAAGGTGCTGCAGTATGGGCGACAGATCTTAGCCGCCCTTGATTTTTTGCATCACAATCAGATTGTCCACCGGGATATCAAACCACAGAATATTCTGGTGACCGATGACGATACCATCAAAATCTGTGATTTTGGTATGGCGCTGGTGCAAGGGGTCAGTTTTTCGGGGCCGGACAATATGCAGGTCGGCTCGCCATATTACACGCCGCCGGAGCAACGTAAGGATCCCAACCAGGTGGATGGACGGGCTGACCTCTATTCTGTAGCAGTCCTCTTGTATCGGATGCTAACAGGGCAGTTGCCAGGGATGCAGAGCTTTTCCCTCTCTCTGGTCAATCCCCGCTACGATAGGGTCTGGGATGATTTTTTCACCAGGGCCTTGCAATGGAAACCCGAGGATCGCTTTCAGTCCAGTCAGGAAATGCTGGCAGCCTTTGAGCAGCTCAAGCTCGGCGCGCCAACCCCATCGGGGGCCTGTTCGCTTGAAGCGCAACAAGGCTCAGTGGTAGAGATACGTTCTGAACCGGCGAATGTCTGTCGCTCCAAAGCAAGAAACCTCTTTGGCGTGAACCCGCAGTACCGACCGCTTGAACCGGTGTGCAATCGCTTGGAGTTGGGGCCATTCTTGATTCATGATGCCACCACCAAGCTGATCTGGACCCGTGAAACCAGTCGTTATCCAGTGAGTTGGAAAGAGGCCGCAACCTATGTCCAGCAGCTGAACGAGCAATGTGCCCATGGTATACGTAGCTGGCGGCTGCCCACGGTCAATGAATTGCTCAGTCTGCTGGCCGACGGCGATCTGGCACCGTTCCCCGACGATGATCTTTTGCCGGTCCATTGGTTCTGGAGCTGTGACCAGCATGGACGGCACGAAAGTTGGTATGTGAACATGGACATGGGCTACGCAGGTGTTCAGGATGTTAACTGCCTTAATTATGTTCGTGCGGTGGCCCTGGCCACTGCTTGA
- a CDS encoding metallophosphoesterase family protein — translation MRLAILADIHGNYRALDAVLTDIADYGVDRIVSLGDNIGYGPEPEEVVRTLQGYRVISVMGNHELALISRGYYNRLHANAQQSLELSRSLLSQSSLRWLKELPPVETLFGARFVHGSPPESLTVYLHNPTHTRLQRLFTTYDEQYCFAGHTHALAWYSQLGTTISSQEVGLGIRHLEGKRRYLIVPGSVGQPRDSLGWQAKYLLWDQDTETMEIRAVEYDVQTTIHLIKERGFPIVNGKRLYW, via the coding sequence GTGCGTCTGGCCATTCTCGCCGACATTCATGGGAACTACCGGGCACTTGATGCGGTGCTCACCGATATTGCCGACTATGGCGTTGATCGTATTGTTTCCCTGGGCGATAATATTGGCTATGGGCCTGAGCCGGAAGAGGTCGTCCGTACGCTTCAGGGGTACCGGGTGATTTCGGTTATGGGCAATCATGAACTGGCCTTGATCAGCCGCGGCTACTATAACCGTCTTCATGCCAATGCCCAACAATCGCTCGAGTTGAGCCGATCACTGTTAAGCCAAAGTTCGTTGCGTTGGCTGAAAGAACTGCCGCCGGTGGAAACTCTTTTTGGGGCTCGTTTTGTCCATGGCTCTCCACCCGAATCCCTGACGGTTTATCTGCACAACCCCACCCATACACGTCTGCAGCGTCTTTTTACTACCTATGACGAGCAGTATTGTTTTGCCGGCCACACCCACGCTCTTGCTTGGTATTCGCAATTGGGAACAACCATCTCCTCGCAGGAGGTTGGCCTGGGAATCCGCCACCTTGAGGGCAAGAGACGCTATCTTATTGTGCCGGGCAGTGTGGGGCAACCACGGGACAGCCTGGGCTGGCAGGCAAAATATCTGCTCTGGGATCAGGATACAGAGACCATGGAAATTCGAGCAGTGGAGTATGATGTTCAGACCACTATTCATCTGATTAAAGAGCGGGGATTCCCCATCGTCAACGGGAAACGGTTGTACTGGTAG
- a CDS encoding ARMT1-like domain-containing protein gives MHTGNDCLVCFMRQVLGTVRRCTDDTSLQWQLLTTVGGMLQDFEPHLSPPENAVHYYRLISTRTGVRDPFLAEKQESNAFALDLEARTRELIAREDDPLLAALSFSINANVLDYGSQVLLDREKALADCRQELAINHYQQLLLCIENRGNILYLADNCGEIVFDKLVIELLQVRGCKVTLAVRKSPIINDATPEDATTCGLDQLCPVIDNGADIPGTALSACSASFIEQFQEADLIISKGMGNFECLSEVEAPIFFLFMIKCTSVLQYLQPNFPGVDLSIGSPILLQGSRIANR, from the coding sequence ATGCATACAGGAAATGATTGTCTGGTCTGTTTTATGCGCCAGGTTCTGGGAACAGTACGCCGATGTACCGATGATACTTCCCTGCAGTGGCAACTCTTAACCACCGTGGGGGGCATGCTGCAGGATTTTGAGCCGCATCTTTCCCCACCTGAAAATGCTGTCCACTATTACCGCCTGATCAGTACACGGACGGGGGTGCGAGATCCTTTTTTAGCGGAGAAGCAGGAAAGCAATGCCTTTGCCCTGGATCTGGAAGCACGTACCCGTGAGTTGATCGCTCGCGAAGATGATCCGCTTCTGGCGGCACTGAGCTTTTCCATTAATGCCAATGTGCTTGATTACGGCTCTCAGGTACTCCTTGACAGGGAGAAGGCGCTGGCAGACTGTCGCCAGGAGCTGGCCATTAATCATTATCAGCAGCTTCTTCTCTGTATCGAAAATCGAGGAAATATCCTCTATCTTGCCGATAACTGTGGAGAGATTGTTTTTGACAAGCTCGTTATCGAGTTACTGCAGGTGCGAGGGTGCAAGGTAACTTTGGCGGTGCGCAAGTCACCAATTATTAATGATGCCACCCCGGAAGATGCCACGACCTGTGGACTTGATCAACTTTGCCCGGTGATCGATAACGGAGCTGATATTCCAGGAACTGCCCTGAGTGCCTGCAGTGCTTCCTTTATTGAGCAGTTTCAAGAGGCTGATCTCATTATCAGTAAAGGGATGGGGAATTTTGAGTGCCTCTCCGAAGTGGAGGCACCAATCTTTTTTCTCTTTATGATTAAATGTACTTCGGTACTGCAATATTTACAGCCAAACTTCCCTGGAGTTGATTTATCGATAGGTTCTCCCATCTTGTTGCAGGGGAGCCGGATTGCCAACAGGTAG
- a CDS encoding ATP-binding protein has protein sequence MQLPRTLNRKIGRAMHDYSMLADGDRILVAVSGGIDSLVLLAVLHLWQKKAPIKYTLHPIHVDMEPENKRHGTAAEAVGQQVNQLGLRLQILPAQYHPSEEEIQAAPCGGQDLCFQCARSRRTQLFAHARDQDYNILALGHHRDDIIETFLLNLTCAGNISTMSPKQTLFSGRLQLIRPLAYLDKVEIEHLGQSFGFEPVRSACPLAEKTKRLDIHELAEHIYAQLPGAKEHIFAALGNVRSDYLLKQTGGRRP, from the coding sequence GTGCAGTTACCACGAACACTTAACCGCAAGATCGGCCGAGCCATGCATGATTACAGCATGCTTGCCGATGGTGATCGTATTCTGGTGGCAGTCTCAGGGGGAATAGATTCTCTGGTCTTGCTGGCGGTGCTGCACCTCTGGCAAAAAAAAGCACCGATCAAATATACACTGCATCCAATCCATGTGGATATGGAGCCAGAAAACAAGAGGCATGGCACTGCTGCCGAGGCTGTTGGACAGCAGGTGAACCAACTTGGGCTCCGGTTGCAGATCTTACCTGCGCAGTATCATCCCAGCGAGGAAGAGATACAAGCGGCACCTTGCGGAGGACAGGATCTCTGCTTTCAATGCGCCCGATCCAGGCGAACCCAACTCTTTGCCCATGCCCGAGATCAGGACTACAATATTCTCGCCCTGGGGCACCATCGGGACGATATCATTGAAACGTTTTTGTTGAATCTGACTTGTGCGGGAAACATCAGTACCATGTCCCCCAAACAGACGCTTTTTTCCGGGCGTCTGCAGCTGATTCGCCCTTTAGCCTATCTGGATAAGGTCGAGATTGAACACTTGGGGCAGAGCTTTGGTTTTGAGCCGGTGCGATCTGCATGCCCTTTGGCAGAAAAGACCAAACGCCTGGATATCCATGAACTGGCAGAACATATTTATGCCCAGCTACCTGGAGCAAAAGAACATATATTTGCGGCTTTGGGCAATGTGCGGAGCGACTACCTGCTCAAACAAACCGGGGGAAGGAGACCCTGA
- the hisB gene encoding imidazoleglycerol-phosphate dehydratase HisB has product MSQATTRSASMARTTKETDITINLHLDGEGQARIHTGVGFMDHMLTLFAVHGLFNLEITATGDVEVDDHHTVEDLGISLGMAFAQALGDKGGICRYGHAYVPMDETLARVCVDCSNRPYLHYGVSVDEPKLGTFDTPLAKEFFRAFVLHAGMTLHVDLLHGENGHHILEAVFKALARALALAVAPHDKVTGQLSSKGVL; this is encoded by the coding sequence ATGTCCCAAGCAACCACGCGCAGTGCCTCTATGGCACGTACTACCAAAGAGACTGATATTACCATTAATCTCCATCTGGATGGAGAGGGGCAGGCCCGTATCCATACCGGTGTAGGGTTTATGGACCATATGTTGACCCTTTTTGCTGTCCATGGTTTGTTTAACCTCGAAATTACCGCTACCGGAGATGTGGAGGTTGATGATCATCACACGGTGGAGGACCTGGGAATCAGTCTGGGGATGGCCTTTGCCCAGGCCTTGGGTGATAAGGGAGGGATTTGCCGTTATGGACATGCCTATGTTCCCATGGATGAAACCTTGGCGCGTGTCTGTGTCGACTGCTCAAACCGTCCTTATCTCCATTATGGAGTAAGCGTGGACGAACCAAAACTGGGTACATTTGATACCCCCCTTGCCAAAGAGTTTTTCCGCGCCTTTGTCTTGCATGCCGGTATGACGCTGCACGTGGATCTTCTGCATGGAGAAAACGGGCATCATATTCTTGAGGCAGTCTTTAAAGCACTTGCACGGGCTCTGGCACTTGCCGTGGCTCCCCATGATAAGGTGACAGGACAGCTTTCTTCCAAAGGCGTTCTCTAA
- the rplM gene encoding 50S ribosomal protein L13, whose protein sequence is MKTYYTPVNEIDRKWYVADADGQVLGHIATEIASRLRGKHKPTFCNFQDNGDFIVVVNADKVHLTGGKWDKKMYYHHTGFPGGIKSATAREMLAKKPEELIRLAVKGMLPKNKLGRAQLKKLKIYSGSEHPHQAQQPENLEI, encoded by the coding sequence ATGAAAACCTATTATACGCCGGTAAATGAAATTGACCGCAAATGGTATGTAGCCGATGCCGACGGCCAGGTACTGGGACACATTGCTACCGAAATCGCCAGTCGTCTGCGTGGTAAACACAAACCGACTTTCTGTAATTTTCAGGATAATGGCGACTTTATCGTTGTAGTGAATGCTGATAAAGTACACCTGACTGGTGGCAAGTGGGATAAAAAAATGTACTACCACCACACCGGATTCCCGGGCGGTATCAAGAGCGCTACAGCTCGTGAGATGCTGGCCAAAAAACCGGAAGAGCTTATCCGCTTGGCTGTTAAAGGCATGCTGCCCAAAAATAAACTTGGTCGGGCACAGCTGAAGAAACTGAAAATTTACAGCGGCTCAGAGCATCCTCATCAGGCCCAGCAGCCAGAAAATCTTGAGATTTGA
- the rpsI gene encoding 30S ribosomal protein S9, which yields MASEQTYATGRRKTAIARVWITPGNGKMAVNNQELVEYFGNIFFEPKIAKPFAVTETLEQYDVKATVKGGGKSAQVEALVHGIARALQEVNPEMRIPLKRAGLLTRDPRAKERKKYGQRGARARFQFSKR from the coding sequence ATGGCCTCAGAACAGACATACGCAACAGGTCGTCGTAAAACAGCTATCGCCCGTGTTTGGATCACCCCCGGCAACGGCAAAATGGCAGTGAACAACCAGGAGCTGGTCGAATACTTCGGCAACATCTTCTTTGAACCGAAAATTGCCAAGCCTTTCGCCGTTACCGAAACACTTGAGCAGTACGATGTAAAAGCCACTGTTAAAGGTGGTGGAAAATCTGCCCAGGTCGAAGCGCTGGTTCACGGCATTGCCCGTGCGCTCCAGGAAGTTAATCCTGAAATGCGTATTCCCCTGAAAAGAGCTGGCCTGCTCACCCGTGACCCGCGCGCTAAAGAGCGTAAAAAATACGGTCAGCGTGGTGCCCGCGCCCGCTTCCAGTTCTCCAAACGTTAA
- the argC gene encoding N-acetyl-gamma-glutamyl-phosphate reductase, with protein sequence MLNVGIVGASGYTGVELARILAGHPEVRLTAATSRQYAGKPLAEVFPNLRKRVDLVCENLGVDELIERADFFFCAVPHKTAMDIVPQLLAAGKKVVDLSADYRIHDAAVYEAWYQPHSSPEFLEEAAYGLPELYRERVKTARLTANPGCYPTSIILGLTPLLREGLIDPATLIIDSKSGTSGAGRAANVGTLFCEVNDGFKAYKVGGTHRHIPEIEQELSLAAGTQVTVSFTPHLLPISRGILSTMYASLTEKGQQTDLQAFFENCYASEPFVRVLPFGTSPATQHVRGSNCCDIGLQKDERTGRLIVMSAIDNIVKGASGQAVQNMNLMYGFDEAMGLMGAPFFP encoded by the coding sequence ATGTTAAATGTCGGAATTGTTGGTGCATCCGGATATACCGGAGTCGAATTAGCACGAATCCTGGCTGGACACCCTGAAGTTCGTCTCACTGCTGCAACTTCCCGTCAGTACGCAGGCAAACCGCTGGCTGAAGTGTTTCCCAACCTTCGCAAACGGGTTGATCTGGTCTGTGAAAACCTCGGAGTAGACGAACTTATTGAACGGGCGGATTTCTTTTTCTGCGCGGTCCCCCATAAAACCGCTATGGATATTGTCCCCCAACTACTGGCCGCAGGAAAAAAAGTGGTTGATCTCAGCGCGGACTACCGCATTCATGATGCCGCCGTGTATGAAGCCTGGTATCAACCCCATTCAAGCCCTGAGTTTCTTGAGGAAGCGGCTTATGGTCTTCCGGAACTGTACCGGGAACGAGTCAAAACAGCCCGGTTGACCGCCAACCCCGGCTGCTATCCCACCTCCATTATTCTTGGCCTGACCCCACTCTTACGTGAAGGGTTGATTGATCCTGCCACCCTGATTATCGATTCAAAATCGGGCACCTCCGGAGCAGGACGTGCTGCCAATGTAGGAACGCTTTTTTGTGAAGTCAACGATGGGTTTAAGGCATATAAGGTTGGGGGAACTCACCGTCATATCCCTGAGATTGAGCAAGAACTCTCTCTGGCTGCAGGCACACAGGTTACGGTCTCGTTTACGCCGCACCTGCTTCCCATTTCACGGGGCATTCTCAGCACTATGTATGCCAGCCTCACCGAGAAGGGACAGCAAACAGACCTGCAGGCATTTTTTGAAAATTGCTATGCCAGCGAACCCTTTGTTCGAGTCCTTCCGTTTGGCACCTCTCCTGCGACTCAGCATGTTCGAGGTTCCAACTGCTGTGATATCGGACTGCAGAAGGATGAACGTACTGGCCGCCTGATCGTCATGTCTGCCATTGATAACATTGTCAAGGGTGCCTCCGGCCAGGCCGTACAAAATATGAATCTGATGTATGGTTTTGACGAGGCCATGGGCTTGATGGGAGCCCCCTTTTTTCCTTGA
- the truA gene encoding tRNA pseudouridine(38-40) synthase TruA — MVRTIRLLIAYDGGNYCGWQRQKRGEATIQGELERRLALLCQEKITLHGAGRTDTGVHAQGMVAHFQTSARTPVTAFFKGLNALLPLDIRILGAEVAPEDFHSRFDARGKTYRYDFFTGPLQSPWSRLYQAHFPGPFASERLSQALSCLQGTHDFSSFERTGTRDKTLTTGRGAVRTLHDLRCTPSPGRENCWSIRITGDGFLRQMVRILSGTLIEMGQGKRDPAEMEQILSARDRRLAGLTAPACGLYLEKLYYATPLFREFSTPCFFPPK; from the coding sequence ATGGTACGTACAATCCGCCTGCTCATCGCCTACGATGGGGGCAACTACTGTGGTTGGCAACGTCAGAAACGGGGAGAAGCCACCATTCAGGGCGAATTGGAGCGTCGTCTCGCCCTCCTCTGTCAAGAAAAGATCACTCTGCATGGCGCCGGTCGAACCGATACCGGTGTCCATGCCCAGGGGATGGTGGCCCATTTTCAGACTTCAGCGCGAACGCCTGTCACCGCTTTTTTCAAAGGGCTCAACGCATTGCTCCCCCTGGATATTCGCATTCTCGGAGCAGAGGTGGCGCCAGAAGATTTTCACAGCCGCTTTGATGCCCGGGGAAAGACTTACCGCTACGATTTTTTTACTGGTCCCTTGCAATCTCCCTGGAGCCGACTTTATCAAGCGCATTTTCCTGGCCCCTTTGCTTCAGAACGGCTATCTCAGGCCCTGAGCTGTCTCCAAGGTACCCATGATTTTTCCAGCTTTGAACGTACCGGAACCCGGGACAAGACCCTCACGACCGGTCGCGGTGCAGTACGGACACTGCACGATCTGCGTTGCACCCCCTCCCCCGGCAGAGAGAACTGCTGGTCCATTCGCATAACCGGTGATGGTTTTCTGCGACAGATGGTGCGGATTCTCTCTGGTACCCTCATTGAAATGGGCCAAGGCAAGCGTGATCCAGCAGAGATGGAGCAGATTTTAAGTGCCAGAGATCGCAGGCTGGCTGGACTGACCGCTCCTGCCTGCGGTCTTTATCTTGAAAAGCTGTACTACGCTACGCCACTGTTTCGGGAATTCTCCACCCCTTGTTTTTTCCCTCCTAAATGA